A window from Zingiber officinale cultivar Zhangliang chromosome 7A, Zo_v1.1, whole genome shotgun sequence encodes these proteins:
- the LOC122002326 gene encoding DUF21 domain-containing protein At4g14240-like, translated as MHAINAMVAARMLTTVASSAVNDGAVMLKGEDIPFGSFMWYAYAGISCFLVLFAGIMSGLTLGLMSLGLVELEILQRSGTPIEKKQAATILPVVQKQHQLLVTLLLCNAAAMEALPLYLDRIFNPFVAIVLSVTFVLAFGEVIPQAICTRYGLAVGANLVWLVRILMIMCYPIAYPVGKILDCALGHNESALFRRAQLKALVSIHSKEAGKGGELTHDETTIISGALDLTEKTAEAAMTPIESTFSLDVNSKLDWEAIGKILARGHSRVPVYSGNPKNIIGLLLVKSLLTVRPETETPVSAISIRRIPRVPADMPLYDILNEFQKGSSHMAAVVKSKGKPKSMSLTDGEKSGENKELNIESNATTPLLSKTKENLDSVVVDVDRYENKIISEDKPTTLQQNDAEAKVVSRLSEDTEEGEVIGIITLEDVFEELLQEEIVDETDEYVDVHKRIRVAAAAAASSVARAPSYRRLTKQKSAGALSRQGQQPAGILKKPTEGDLHTPRHQVNLVEPLLGTKR; from the exons ATGCACGCGATTAATGCGATGGTGGCGGCGAGGATGCTGACGACGGTGGCCTCGTCGGCGGTGAATGACGGGGCGGTGATGCTGAAGGGAGAGGACATCCCCTTCGGGTCGTTTATGTGGTACGCGTACGCAGGTATCTCGTGCTTTCTCGTTCTATTTGCGGGGATCATGTCGGGTCTTACCCTGGGGTTGATGTCGCTCGGCCTCGTCGAGCTCGAGATCCTGCAGCGCAGTGGGACTCCCATCGAGAAGAAGCAGGCAG CTACAATTCTACCTGTTGTTCAAAAGCAACACCAGCTTCTTGTAACTTTGCTTTTGTGTAATGCTGCTGCCATGGAG GCTCTTCCTCTCTATCTTGATAGAATATTCAATCCATTTGTTGCTATTGTGTTGTCTGTGACCTTCGTCCTGGCTTTTGGGGAG GTTATTCCTCAAGCCATATGCACAAGATATGGGTTAGCAGTGGGGGCTAACTTGGTCTGGCTAGTGCGAATATTAATGATCATGTGCTACCCAATAGCTTATCCTGTTGGCAAG ATTCTAGATTGTGCACTTGGACATAATGAGTCTGCGCTTTTTAGGCGCGCTCAGTTAAAAGCTCTGGTCTCTATCCACAGCAAAGAG GCAGGAAAAGGTGGAGAGCTTACACACGATGAAACCACAATAATAAGTGGGGCACTTGATTTGACTGAAAAG ACAGCTGAGGCTGCTATGACACCCATTGAGTCTACCTTCTCCTTAGACGTCAATTCAAAATTAGACTG GGAGGCTATTGGCAAGATTCTTGCTCGGGGCCACAGTCGTGTCCCTGTTTATTCAGGGAACCCAAAGAATATTATAGGCCTTTTGTTG GTGAAAAGTCTTCTTACAGTTCGACCTGAGACTGAAACACCTGTCAGTGCTATATCAATTAGAAGAATCCCCAG GGTGCCTGCCGATATGCCTCTGTATGACATACTAAATGAATTTCAGAAAGGAAGCAGTCATATGGCTGCTGTTGTCAAGTCGAAAGGGAAACCTAAGAGTATGTCACTGACCGATGGTGAAAAATCTGGAGAAAATAAAGAACTAAATATTGAATCCAATGCTACGACCCCTTTATTGTCTAAGACAAAGGAAAATTTGGACAGTGTTGTCGTCGACGTTGATaggtatgaaaataaaattattagtgAAGATAAACCCACGACTTTGCAACAGAATGATGCAGAAGCAAAGGTAGTTTCTCGATTATCAGAAGATACCGAAGAAGGAGAAGTTATTGGGATCATCACACTTGAGGATGTTTTTGAAGAACTCTTACAG GAGGAGATAGTTGACGAGACCGACGAATATGTTGATGTTCATAAAAG GATACGTGTGGCAGCTGCCGCCGCTGCTTCTTCAGTCGCACGAGCTCCATCTTACAGGAGGTTGACTAAACAAAAATCAGCG GGAGCTCTAAGTCGGCAAGGACAACAGCCCGCCGGCATCCTAAAGAAACCCACTGAAGGAGACTTGCACACGCCACGGCATCAAGTGAACCTGGTGGAACCGCTATTGGGAACCAAAAGATAA
- the LOC122002328 gene encoding RNA-binding protein Y14A-like, with amino-acid sequence MAAAVGDVEVVDFEPDEDDLMDEEVGIAEADPSPAPKLRSTIAGVGSSGLIPRKTKGRGFREEAGPDRGSHLSARDFDSLDSDGGPGPQRSIEGWIVLVSGVHEEAQEDDLHNAFREFGQVKNLHLNLDRRTGFVKGYALIEYENYEEAQAAITTLNGTELLTQTIFVDWAFSKGPVMRRITRRRSPRAHRSRSPPRRRY; translated from the exons ATGGCGGCTGCTGTAGGTGACGTTGAGGTGGTGGATTTTGAGCCCGACGAGGACGATCTCATGGACGAGGAGGTTGGCATCGCCGAGGCGGATCCCTCGCCTGCCCCTAAGCTCCGATCCACCATCGCTGGCGTCGGCTCCTCCGGATTAATACCCAGGAAGACCAAAGGCCGGGGCTTCCGCGAGGAGGCGGGTCCGGATCGCGGCAGCCATCTGTCTGCCAGGGATTTCGATTCTCTCGATTCAGATGGAGGTCCGGGGCCACAGCGAT CTATTGAGGGATGGATTGTGTTAGTATCTGGAGTTCATGAAGAAGCACAGGAAGATGATCTTCATAATGCCTTTCGTGAATTTGGTCAAGTAAAAAATTTGCATTTAAATCTTGACCGCCGCACTGGTTTTGTGAAG GGTTATGCTCTAATTGAATATGAGAACTATGAGGAAGCACAGGCTGCAATTACAACACTTAATGGAACTGAGCTCCTTACACAGACAATTTTTGTTGATTGGGCCTTCAGCAAAGGTCCAGTTATGCGGAGAATCACTAGGAGAAG ATCCCCACGAGCTCATCGTTCAAGGAGCCCCCCTAGGAGAAGATACTGA
- the LOC122002330 gene encoding nascent polypeptide-associated complex subunit beta-like, producing the protein MDVEKLRRMAGVVRTGGKGSVRRKKKVVHKATTTDDKRLQSTLKRIGVNSIPAIEEVNIFKDDHVIQFINPKVQASIAANTWVVSGASQTKKLQDLLPGIINQLGPDNLENLKRLAEHLQKHAPAAKTEQDDDDDVPELVSGETFEATADGNQAS; encoded by the exons ATGGATGTGGAGAAGCTTAGGAGGATGGCTGGTGTCGTTCGCACCGGCGGAAAAGGAAGTGTACGGag AAAGAAGAAGGTGGTTCACAAGGCTACAACAACAGATGACAAGAGGCTTCAAAGCACTTTGAAAAGAATAGGCGTAAATTCCATCCCTGCTATAGAAGAAGTCAATATTTTTAAGGATGATCATGTCATTCAATTTATTAATCCTAAAG TACAAGCTTCAATTGCTGCAAACACATGGGTTGTCAGTGGGGCTTCTCAGACAAAGA AACTTCAAGATCTGCTGCCCGGGATCATTAACCAACTTG GCCCTGACAACTTAGAGAACCTGAAGAGGCTTGCTGAGCACCTACAGAAGCATGCGCCTGCTGCTAAGACCGAGCAGGATGATGACGACGACGTCCCTGAGCTGGTGTCCGGAGAGACATTTGAAGCTACTGCAGACGGAAATCAAGCTTCGTAG
- the LOC122002331 gene encoding OVARIAN TUMOR DOMAIN-containing deubiquitinating enzyme 12-like, giving the protein MARIHQNEAGPSTNILSSYENDTKDDRTIALILSEEYANLDNAIARRLSNLSSVPHVPRVNSFFPSFSDASLDHQRLFQRLNAYGLYEVKVSGDGNCQFRALSDQLYRSAEYHKHVRKEIVKQLKEFRSYYEGYVPMKYKRYYKKMAKFGEWGDHVTLQAAADKFSSKICLLTSFRDTSFIEIMPQNQAPQRELWLSFWSEVHYNSIYELRDLRMQPKPRKKYWLF; this is encoded by the exons ATGGCACGTATACATCAGAATGAGGCTGGCCCTTCAACAAATATATTAAGCAGTTACGAGAATGACACTAAGGATGATAGGACGATTGCACTCATTCTCTCAGAAGAATATGCCAACTTAGACAATGCCATTGCTAGACGCCTTTCCAATTTGTCTTCAGTGCCT CACGTACCACGAGTAAATTCATTCTTCCCAAGCTTTAGTGATGCCAGTCTAGATCACCAACGACTTTTTCAGAG ATTAAATGCTTATGGCCTATATGAAGTTAAGGTCTCCGGGGATGGCAATTGTCAG TTTCGTGCACTCTCAGATCAGCTATACAGGTCTGCAGAATATCACAAGCATGTTCGTAAAGAGATAGTGAAGCAG CTTAAGGAGTTCCGCTCTTACTATGAAGGATATGTACCCATGAAGTACAAGCGTTATTATAAGAAAATGGCCAA ATTCGGTGAATGGGGAGATCATGTTACCTTACAAGCTGCAGCTGATAAG T TTTCAAGCAAAATATGCCTTCTAACTTCATTTAGAGATACGTCTTTTATTGAGATCATGCCACAAAATCAGGCACCTCAAAGAG AGCTATGGCTGAGTTTCTGGTCCGAGGTGCACTATAATTCCATCTACGAACTACGAG ATCTTCGTATGCAACCCAAGCCTAGAAAGAAGTATTGGCTATTCTAA